The Coregonus clupeaformis isolate EN_2021a chromosome 35, ASM2061545v1, whole genome shotgun sequence genome includes the window TGCATGGGTCAGTGTGATTTTATTTGGACTCTCCCATCTCACCTGTTTTAGGGGGGTTCCTCTTGACTTTCATCCAGTCGAAAGTCTTTCCTTGTGGTGTTTGCTCTgcgtccttctccctctcctgagAGTCCGAAATGTCAACATAGGTGCTCTGCAAATAACCCCGCTGGTGGTCCTGGCCCTCGCAGCCGTGGTGCTGGTACTGTGCGGCGGGGACAGCCCCCTGCGCCCCGCAGTATGCCCCGGCCAGAGAGCCGTAATTAGGGCCTACATTGGAGGCGGAAAGGCCCGATGATTGATAATACATCCCGTCCTGCTCGTTGATAAAGTACTGTGGGTGTCCATAGTCCGGGTTGGCGCACGCCTGCGTCCCATATCCCGTAGTCCCTGTACTGCCATATGGAAGGCCCATGCTGGCATGATGCGGCTGGGGCTGATGATGATGCGCGTAGCTACTGCTCTGGTGCTGATGTTGGGCCACCGCCGCCTGGGCGCTGCCCCCCACGCAAAGCCGTTCATCACCGTTAAAGCTGTCACTTGTTGTGCCGGAGCCCGAGTGAAAAGGGGCCTGGAAGCCTTGGTCCAAGTGGTGGTATCCGGACTTGGGTGAGTAGGCGTTCGTCCCACGGTTACAAATTGAGTACTCTAAGAAAGAGTTCATTCTGGAATTCTCCATGCGGCAATTGATGACGGAGGGTGAACCTGCGTTTCAGGGGATTCCTCCTACCCTGCAACCTCTCGGTATGTCATGTGGAAGGGGAAAAAAGAAGAGCTCACCTCCCCGAGCAGTCACCCTGGGATTCCctataacactttttttttttacctcagcTGCGGGTCACGTGAGCGGTCACGGCGCCAATGGTGAGGGGGACCTCCAGAAGTTTGTCAGCGCACCGCGATCATCGATCAAGCGGCCTACATTTGCATGACAAAGCCACTTCAATCAAACCGGCCCATCAATCTGATAACAGCACGTATATGTCAAACCCCTCTGAAGGAACCTCTCCCGAACCGGCagagaaagaaataaagaaattcGCAATCCCCCCATTTCGTTTCTCCCCTATTCGTGGATTCCCTATACTTCCTTTAAAAGTGTAGAAGTCCATTTGGTTAGGCCTATCAGATAGTTGAGCTAGGGTGaggccccctgtagctcagttggtagagcatagcgcttgcaacgccagggttgtgggttcgattctcacggggggccagtatgaaaaatgtatgcactcactaaaactgtaagtcgctctgcataagagcgtctgctaaatgactaaaatgtgagaGTTGGATGCTCATTGCTACAACTAAATACATAATATCCACTGTATTCCATGCCCGCATTACACAAAGAGGACTGCGTAATGTCATTAGATATTTCTGGCCCAAGCGAAAAGGGCTCACCACAGAACCTAATATCTGTTTAACACTCGGATTGGAAGTGACGACATCGTTTTCAGATCGGTCCCGAGCCTGCATTGGCCTATCTAATTGAATCAATGAGCTGATCTATTACAGAAACGAGGTTAGGCCGACAGCAAGCCTTCTGCTAACTCCGGACCAGCAGAAAGAAGTCAGGATATTTCTCACTGATACGAAGAGTCCTTAGTATGTACAGTTTCATAACTGTTGAATGGAACTTTCTGTTCTATATTCTGAACTAACATGACTTTGCAATTTATGGAAGGCGGAAGAATAATTACTGAGCATAATTAAGAGGCATTCAACGTGTGTTGAAATATGATATATTTTGTCATCCACAttccacaacaaccaggacccCATCAATAGTGTAATGAATGAGTTGTCTAGACCAGTGGTTAACAAGCGTAGGTGAAAAAATAGGAAATGGCAAAGGCTAATTATTAATTGTGGCGACAATAGGTAAGAAAGTCTGCCTGTTCATGAAGCAGCCCACGCTCAAAGGAGGGAGACTGAAGAATCTCCTATATATTTGCTCGTTGATACATGGTGAACAAGAGGGACAAACAATATGACGCCCACAGTAATTTGTTACTTGTCAGGATGTTTACTGTTGGGCTCGCATCCATGAGAACGGGATGGTTGCATTGCGCGGCCAAAAGTTCAAACCAAGTAGCTTGTTGTTTACCTTGGCGATATAGTTTCTCTCTTAAGAGTACTCCAACCTTTTAGCTACCACCCCTCAAATGTAGTTATCGGTTTAGTAGAGCCAACCTATAGAGTGTCATTCGATATGCTGCCTCACTGCAAAAGTAGTCCTAGTTTTCTCAATATTATTAATGGGTTATGTAGTCTATCTTTATAGGTTTAGTAGTCTACTCAGTTTACAATCATTTTGTCATTGACTATATCGGAAACATTCAGTATTTTGGTTAACCTCAGCATGTTTCTTCAGAAAACATTGATTGCAAGCAAGtcaaccaggcctggtatttcTCAGGAGAAAACCTCATCTCAACCCTCAACCTGCTTACCCCCACCATcccctcacacacgcacacacacacacacacacacacacaacacactgccCCTGACGAGTGACCCATATCATTAGTTGAGGAGCGTTGTAACGCCTTAATAACAACAATATAATAATGTGCTATCAAGCATTTGCATTCTTGTTTCAGTTGGAGTTTTAAACTAGAGCTTAATACGTTTATTGACTCTAAAAACGGCTGTTCTTATTCTAAATAGCTATGTTTTTATAACTCAATTTATCTTTGTTTTTTCAATGCAAAACATAGGCTGGATTACATTATATTCGTTATCGACTGTGAAAGACGTCAACTCTAATCTGTGATGTTGTCTTTTTCACTAAAAATAATATGATatgaaatattattatttttaaactaGCCATGCATTAAAGTCAATCAAATGCATACATGTCTATCCTTCACTTTAACATAAAACATTACTTATTTTTTTATCCGAATTTCTTTGGCAAAGTTATTCAAACTGGCAATGAAAAAGTAAAAACCTCCAAATGCTATTCAACCTACCAATGAGCAGCCTGAAAAACGTTTTAAAAGCTAGGTGTAAACGAAATTACCCGCATTAGGctgtgtttgtttgtggttatAGCAGGCCTATTTGTTACATGGTAACTTTCAATAAATACTAACAATTGTTAACATACAACAAAaatgtgaaaataaaataaaaagcaataGCCTACAATCATTTAGAAATAACATTACAAGTTGTTTAATAGACTATGCTCCAGATAAAACTAAATAGCTATGTGAAACGTTTTTTAAATATTCATTAACTTTGGAAATTGTTATTGCTATTTTCCCATTGGATGGACAATTTTCCCATTGGATGGACAATTTTCCCATTGGATGGACTTTATGCTCTGACGCATTTGACTATGCATAGGCTATGAATTCCTTCGATCATTTGTGTTCATTCATTTACGAAAATACTTTGTTGGATCATTGAAAAACAATTTTTAACAGCTAATATGCTCTCCAATGTATCAACGTTTGTGAGTTTATAATAAACATATACTTTTCCTAAGCACAATCAGGAATTTACATGGGAAACTCTTACAAGCCATTGAGGAAACATTAGGCTTCATTTCTGCTGTAAACAAACTGTTGTGGCAAAATCACCAGTTAGCTGCAAGGTTAACAAAAGGTCACGAGAAAGAAATCTTAATCCATCTAAAGATGAATTCAAATGCAAATGTGAGCAGAGATTAGAATGGAACCCTCTGATCATTGCCCCCTTCTTAACACTTCGCCACGTGTAATCCCTTTACAGCAAACTGCTAACAAATAGAACAGATACGGCCATACATGCAAATGGTAATGACGCCAGCAGGATCCACCTAGTGGTACGACGAGGTAACAACAACTCAGGGAGTTCGATTTCTTCTTCTAGGCGATGTTTTTTCAGCGTCCCATTCCAGCTTGTCTTATCTGTTCAGGAGCATAAAAGGTATCTGTGTAGTACCACTCGAAACGATAACAAGATACCATTTTATGAGAACATTATACATGAATCCACTTTGATTTAACCGTCTGTAATCataataacactgtcatgacaatAGTAGGCCATATTAGTGGTCTATGAGGGAGGATAATAGCAAACGGAAAAAGATAAACAATAAATATGGCTACAATATGAATATAATTGCATTGATAGCCcagtgtatttaaaaaaaaaaagcaatacTAGAAAGTGGAGAAAGTGCTGTAAATATCACCCTTTATGTTGTGTTTTTAGTAAGATTATCTTGCATAAAGCCAAACCAGTTTTTTCCCCTTTAGTTGGTCTACTGCTCAGCGCAAGATTCCAGGACTGACTCTAGATAAGGAACACTTAGGCCCTAAGTGTAAAGAGGAATCTTTGAGAATGAGTCAGGAATTCCTATAAGACTTTCTATTGCAGCTGAAGCATAGACCCTAAAACCTCTTCATTTTCCCAGACCACCACACTCACATGAACTTTGTTTGAGACCTGTGAAGACTTATGTTGGCTCCCTGAGCTTCTGCTTAGCAGGTTAACATTGTTTGGTTGCACATAGGAGATCTGGGTTTGTCACATTGGTGTCGTGGTTCTTGTGAGTCCTTGTGACGAGGAGGGGGGTCAACGGGGGGCAAACGTAGCTGAGGAGGTTCAGAACACCCACTTGGGTTATTTGCAGTGTACACTCTGGATCTGAATGTGGCCTTCTATGCTGCCTGTGGGTACTTGTCTGATGCCCAAAGCAGGCTGTGCTCTGTTGTTTTGTTAGCTGACTTGaatcatacagtaccagtcaaaagtttggacacacctactcattcaagggcttttctttattttttaaactattttctacattgtagaataatagtgaagacatcaaaactatgaaataacacatatggaatcatgtagtaaccaaaaaagtgttaaacaaatcaaaatgctgaacacttgttggttgcttttccttcactctgccatccgactcatccaaaccatctcaattgggttgaggttgggggattggtgtcctttagtagtggtttctttgcagcaattcgaccatgaaggcctgattcacacagtcccctctgaacagttgaggttgagatgtgtctgttacttgaactctgtcaagcatttatttgggctgcaatttctgaggctggtaacgctaatgaacttatcctctgcagcagaggtaactctgggtcttccattcctgtggcggtcctcatgagagccagtttcatcatagggcttgatggtttttgggattgtacttgaagaaacgttcaaatttcttgaaattttccgtattgactgaccttcatggcttaaagtaatgatggactgttgtttctctttgcttatttgagctgttcttgccataatatggacttggtcttttaccaaatagggttttcttctgtatacccctgtaccttgtcacaacacaactgattggctcaaacgcattaagaaggaaagaaattccacaaattaacttttaagaaggcacacctgttaattgaaatgcattccaggtgactacctcatgaagctggttgagagaatgccaagagtgtgcaaagctgtcatcaaggcaaagggtggctatttgaagaatctgaaatataaaatatatttggatttgtttaatacttttttggttactacatgattccatatgtgttatttcatagttttgatgtcttcactattattctacaatgtaaacaaaagtaaaaaataaagaaaaacccttgaatgagtagatgtgtccaaactttgactggtagtgtacatcagATGCAGATGGGTGGCTAAAATCATAATCATTACATCACAATCTAGAAGCCTTATTTTGTTAGCAATGTCACTGCTGCCAGACTCTGTTGGCTCTACATAGTGGCAGTGGCATCATCCTCTCCCCTATCCTCAAGTGCCCCGATGCCGCGATCTGGCATTGAccaaggatgtgtcccaaatggcaccctattccctatttagtgtactgctttttaaccagggccctattccatatttagtccactacttttgaccagattccATAGGATCCCATaatgcacaatatagggaattgagtgtcatttgagacacagcccaaaGGACACTGCCAAAGTGTTTTTGCAAATGATGATGCAAATGGCGCTAAGCGATTTGCGTCAGTATACGCTGCTGTTTTCGTTTCGGCTGGCTGAGCGTGGAGATGCCACCGTCGCCAAACCCTTATGGACCCTTATTTTCAGACATGTCCTGCTGCCTCCAGATACGGATAACAATATTTACCTACATGCAAAGCTACTGTCCTCCAGCTCTATCCAAGCAAGGAAAGCGTATTTGATGTGTTCTGTCAGGGTTGTAAACTCACTCTGTGTACTGTACACAAATAGCTTTGGCTTTTtgcatgttgactcaccagctttGAGAAGGTGAAAGTAGTGATGCTCAGAGACACTCATAGGTGTACATAAATGTTTTTCAAGTAAGGTGCTATGTGTTATGATATTCAGAATTATAGaaatgagggggggggggggagtttgTTTTGTGGCATGGATAGGTTACAGTCTAGTAGTATTTTGGTGATATGAACCAGTTGCGCTAAGCTCAATACACCAAAGCACTAATATAACACTTCTCTAGTCATTTGCCAAattcatttacagtgccttcagaaagtattcataccccttgacttattacacatattgttgtgttacagcctgaattccaaatatatatatatatattttttaattctcacctatctaaacacaataccccataataacaaagtgaaaacatgtttttagatatgtttgcaaatttatagaaaatgaaatacagaaatatctcatttacataagtatccacacccatttgctatgacactccaaattgagctcaggtgcatccaatttcctttgatcatccttgagccgtcactacaacttgattggagtccagctgtggccAATTccattgtttggacatgatttagaaataaacacacatgtctatttgaggtcccacagttgatagtgcatgtcagagcagaaactataccatgaagtccatggaactgtccgtagatctctgaGGTAGAATTGTGACAAggcatatctggggaagggtataaaacaatttctagagtgttgaaagtttccaagagcacattGGTCTCTATCATttggaaattgaaaaaatatggaactacccagactctgacTAGAGCTGGACCTCTGACCAAACTGAActaccgggcaagaaggaccttggtcagggaggtaactaagaacccaatgaccagaactacagagttccttggctgagatgggagaacctgccagaaggacaacagtctctacagcacttcaccaatctgggctttatgggagagtagccagacggaagccactccagagaaaaaggcacatgacagcacgcctggagtttgcaaaaatgcACGTGAAAGACTCAGAGATCATGAagcaaaatattctgtggtctgatgagacagaaatgtaactctttggcctgaatgcaatgcgctatgtctggagaaaaccaggcattGCTTATCAcccatctaacaccatccctaccattaagcatagtggtggcagcatcatgctatgggggatacttttcagcggcaggaactgggagactggtaaggatagggaacaatgaatggagccaaattcaggcaaatccttgatgagaacttgcttcagagtgcaaacgaccttagactggggggaATATTtatgttccaacaggacaatgaccccaagcatacagccaaagcaacgctggaaggGCTTCAGAagaagaatgtgaaagtccttgagtggtccagccaaaGCCTAGACTTGAATCatattgaaaatctgtggaaagacttgaagactGCTGTTCACCGCTGTTCCatatctaacttaacagagcttgagaaaatctgcaaggaagaatgggagaaaatccccaaatccagatgtgcaaagctgatacagacatacccaagacgactcaaagctgtaatcgccaccaaaggtgcttctactaagtattgactcaggggtgtgaatacttatgtaaattagatatttctgtatttcattttcaaaaaatgtgctacaatttctaaaaacatgttttttctttgtcattatggggtattgtgtgtagatggttgagatttttttttaattgagtcaattttgaattcaggctgaatCACAACaagatgtggaataagtcaagggtatgaatactttctgaaggcactactatactattaatataccctaacaaGCTGTGGTTGATGAAAATGTTGGAGGAATGTGGCCAGACATCCTGTCACTATGGAATCCATATAGTTGGCTCCACCGCTGGCTAGATCTGGTACTGCAAAGGGTAATGTTTTGGTAACCAGTTGCATGATGTTTTTGATTCTATGACAGTGGCGGCCCGCCCATTGGGGCGTTAGGGGCGGCACCCCGCTTGTAattggtaaaaaaatatatatatatatatcacgtaATTCATGGATTATTTTGAAATGCTCATAAAAGTGCGGTAAATGTGTACATTTTCCTTTTTCAAAAATATTTTGTTCAAAACAAGCTGTTCAGTTACTTACTACTACTCTGCCTCTCAGTGACTGCCAGCAGCTCCGCAGGCGCATAGGCCATGCGAACATTGCTTGGATCGTTTTTCAGCTATTTGCTATGAGGGGAAATGCCCCAATGAAATCGCATAATTTTATAGCATAAAAACAGCACAAAGTAAATGGACTGTCTTGGGTCGCTCAAACGTGCGCTCAGTCAGAACTTCTGGGTCTGCTCTCCCTCCCAATGAGTCTCTCGCGCCAGACGACTTACTTGCGCATGTGAGACTAGATCTGCTCTTTCAGGTACAGATGGCGCTAAACCAAAAAGCAAATtgtaattaacttgtaaataaataatcataacagCCATGGGAGCCAGGGACCTGATAAACCGGACATCTACATCCGACAAGAGTCGATGGACAGAGGGATTCACTAGCTAGAATCTTCTCATCGCAGATCTGGTAGGACACAAAAGCATGACAGTGGCTGGCCAATTTTATTGTTCATCAGGTTTTACTGTGGGTGACAGGTCAACATGTTTTGTGGACTAAAACAGCATAGAACCGGGTGTATCACAAAGGATGATCAAATGAATTAGCCAGCTACAGTACTTTTGAGAAACATTGAGAAATAGTTTGGTCAATTTTTGGGGTCAAATTAATCAGTTATCTACCTCCATGACAATTTCAAGTCTTTCTAAAGTAATATCTGACTAACTCAAAAATATGAAGTTATTTCAGAGTGAAAGTTGGCTAGCGCATCATGCTTTGTGacattatgttagctagctatccccaATTATATAATGTGTTTTCACTTATTGCATCTGCATGCTTGTTGAGTTCTCCTTTGTGCACTCCTTCGTTCATGAGCTGGCTGCTCGTTCAAAATAGTATAATCTAATCTGTTCAAAACAGCGGCATGCAAAAGTGAAATAGGTGTATTTATGCTGTTGTTCAAATGTACAGATCGCTTTATATATCTTCTCAAAGAAACTACCGGTAGTTCGAAAACATGGGCATCATATTTCTGTCTTGCTGCTTTGTTGACAACTCCAACCGCACCGCACCCTGGGTATTCAGCTAATCAGCGGCCGCCAATGTTCTATGATATCACATTACCAGTATTTCCT containing:
- the LOC121551073 gene encoding homeobox protein Hox-B1-like; protein product: MENSRMNSFLEYSICNRGTNAYSPKSGYHHLDQGFQAPFHSGSGTTSDSFNGDERLCVGGSAQAAVAQHQHQSSSYAHHHQPQPHHASMGLPYGSTGTTGYGTQACANPDYGHPQYFINEQDGMYYQSSGLSASNVGPNYGSLAGAYCGAQGAVPAAQYQHHGCEGQDHQRGYLQSTYVDISDSQEREKDAEQTPQGKTFDWMKVKRNPPKTAKVADYGMGPQNTIRTNFTTKQLTELEKEFHFSKYLTRARRVEIAATLELNETQVKIWFQNRRMKQKKREKEGLAPASSTGSSKDLEDNSDHSSSISPGASPSSET